The Chlamydiales bacterium sequence TGGCACACCTCTATTTGCTGCTAAAATCTTAGAATATCTTGTAGATAAGAGTATTAATATTGTTGCAGTAGTTACAAGACCTGACAAGCCAAAGGGTAGAGGTCTTTTACTTGTACCACCCCCTGTCAAAGAAGTGGCGACCAAACTTTTACCTTCCATACCTATTTATCAGCCAATAAAAGCTTCTGACCCTGATTTTGCACAGCAATTAAAGATTCATCAAGCAGATTTTTTTATTGTTGCAGCTTTCGGGCAAATTTTAAGGCAAAATATTTTGGATATTCCTCTAAAAGGATGTGTTAATGTACATGCAAGTTTGCTTCCAAAGTATAGAGGAGCTGCTCCCATTCAAAAAGCGATTATTGAGGGAGAAGAAGAAAGCGGAGTCACGATCATGAAAATGTCTCTTGGAATGGATGAGGGTGATATTTTACATCAAGTTAGGGTTTCAATTCCTTTTGATATGGATGCAGGGGCTCTTCAAGATGTTCTTTGCGAAGTTGGATGCCATGCATTATTAGACACGCTGCAAGCTTTTAAAGAAGGGCATGTGTCAGCATTGCCGCAAGAACATTCAGCTGCAACCTACGCTCCGAAAATAGAACTTGTAGATTGTGAAATTGATTTTAGCAAAGAGGCAATAGATTTACATAACCTTATTAGAGGATGCACACCTGTTCCTGGTAGCTGGGTAAAGATTTTTGTTAAAGGGCAAGCAAAGAAGTTAAAGGTAATAAGGGCAAAGCCTTTAGTTTGTTCCTTTAAAGAAATCCCAGGTAGTATTCTTCAATTTGGAAAAAAAGGATGGATTGTAGCTTGCGGGAAAAGCGCATTGCAACTCATTGATATTCAGCTAGAAGGAAAAAAAGCGATGTCGGCGGAGGATTTTGCAAATGGATATAGTATACAGGACATATCCTTTTTCTAAACATTTTGCTGATAAACACTTTACTAAAATTTTATAATTGTGTAATAATTCTAAGTCGACGAACTAAGGATTTTCGAAACAAGTAATGTTTTGGATTACTAGAGTATTAAAAATATAGTTTTTGGAGAGGTATTATGACAGCAGCAGCAACAGCAGTAACGACAGAGCCTACATTTGGTTCACGCGTGGCAGGTGCATGGGAAC is a genomic window containing:
- the fmt gene encoding methionyl-tRNA formyltransferase; this translates as MKIVFFGTPLFAAKILEYLVDKSINIVAVVTRPDKPKGRGLLLVPPPVKEVATKLLPSIPIYQPIKASDPDFAQQLKIHQADFFIVAAFGQILRQNILDIPLKGCVNVHASLLPKYRGAAPIQKAIIEGEEESGVTIMKMSLGMDEGDILHQVRVSIPFDMDAGALQDVLCEVGCHALLDTLQAFKEGHVSALPQEHSAATYAPKIELVDCEIDFSKEAIDLHNLIRGCTPVPGSWVKIFVKGQAKKLKVIRAKPLVCSFKEIPGSILQFGKKGWIVACGKSALQLIDIQLEGKKAMSAEDFANGYSIQDISFF